The following coding sequences are from one Phycisphaeraceae bacterium window:
- a CDS encoding ABC transporter ATP-binding protein has product MLRHRGLFAASLLFAVLSAGGLGAGLLGLGPILKNILPAPGAADAATGLRAMAQGQQDKLAQWGLHIPTAWIEALPTDRYTSVVWVVVALGVLTVIGAACNFLHAFCSLTVVSRVIATIRRDAFRKAVHLPLKTVVGTGTADVVSRIVYDTATLGSGFNALLSKVTAQVSKGIAALIAAFILDWRLTLVAMFVAPGVAIVIRKLGKRIRRASRSALQSLAGLYLAAGETLGGLRVVKVYTSERTEAGRFHRINKEVVRQEMRVRTARAISSPLIETLTIFVLGALALVAAKQIIDGGIDPRNFLLVFGSLGMAAAQLRPLTGFMNDVQQSSAAADRLAQLLAHEPEPGHGRGPDGKRLPTLARHSRSIEFRGVTFSYPAAAAPALSGVNLRIEYGQTVAVVGPNGSGKTTLLSLVPRLFDADLGEVLIDGTDVRSVSVRSLRRQIGVVTQEVVLFQGTIRENIAYGADGEASDEEVHAAARRARAEEFILKKPGGYGWMLGEGGGGLSGGQRQRLSIARAILRDPAILILDEATSMVDADSESKIAEALTEFVRGGADRRDRRTCLIVAHRLSTVVNADVIVVMDQGQIVDQGRHDELLARCATYRLIAQTQLLRPPPEPPDTTQRTAPVESAPATAGA; this is encoded by the coding sequence CCCCGGGGCGGCGGACGCGGCGACCGGCCTGCGGGCGATGGCCCAGGGGCAGCAGGACAAACTGGCCCAGTGGGGCCTCCATATTCCCACGGCCTGGATCGAAGCGCTCCCCACGGACCGGTACACGTCGGTCGTCTGGGTGGTGGTGGCGCTCGGCGTGCTGACGGTCATCGGGGCGGCGTGCAACTTTCTGCACGCGTTCTGCTCGCTGACCGTGGTCAGCCGCGTGATCGCCACCATCCGGCGCGATGCGTTCCGCAAGGCGGTGCACCTTCCCCTCAAGACCGTGGTCGGCACGGGCACCGCGGACGTGGTGAGCCGGATCGTATACGACACCGCCACGCTCGGATCCGGGTTCAACGCCCTGTTGAGCAAGGTGACGGCGCAGGTCAGCAAGGGGATCGCGGCGTTGATCGCGGCGTTCATCCTCGACTGGCGGCTGACGCTGGTGGCGATGTTCGTGGCGCCCGGGGTGGCGATCGTCATCCGCAAACTGGGCAAGAGGATCCGGCGGGCCTCCCGCTCCGCGCTGCAGTCGCTGGCCGGGCTGTACCTCGCCGCGGGGGAGACCCTCGGCGGCCTGCGGGTGGTCAAGGTGTACACCTCGGAGCGCACCGAGGCGGGGCGGTTCCACCGGATCAACAAGGAGGTCGTGCGCCAGGAGATGCGGGTCCGTACCGCCCGGGCGATCTCGAGCCCGCTGATCGAGACCCTGACCATCTTCGTGCTCGGCGCCCTGGCGCTGGTCGCGGCGAAGCAGATCATCGACGGCGGGATCGACCCGCGGAACTTCCTGCTGGTCTTCGGCTCCCTCGGCATGGCCGCGGCGCAGCTCCGGCCGCTCACCGGGTTCATGAACGACGTGCAGCAATCCAGCGCCGCGGCGGACCGGCTGGCGCAGCTGCTGGCCCACGAGCCCGAGCCCGGGCACGGGCGCGGCCCGGACGGGAAGCGGCTGCCGACGCTGGCGCGGCACAGCCGGAGCATCGAGTTCCGCGGCGTGACGTTCTCGTACCCCGCCGCGGCGGCCCCGGCGCTCAGCGGCGTCAACCTGCGGATCGAGTACGGGCAGACCGTGGCGGTCGTGGGGCCCAACGGCTCGGGGAAGACAACACTCCTCTCGCTGGTCCCGCGCCTGTTCGACGCGGACCTTGGCGAGGTGCTGATCGACGGCACGGATGTGCGGAGCGTCTCGGTGCGCAGCCTGCGCCGGCAGATCGGCGTGGTCACGCAGGAGGTCGTGCTCTTCCAGGGGACGATCCGGGAGAACATCGCGTACGGCGCCGACGGCGAGGCGAGCGACGAGGAGGTGCACGCCGCCGCGCGCCGGGCGCGCGCGGAGGAGTTCATCCTCAAGAAGCCCGGCGGGTACGGCTGGATGCTGGGCGAGGGGGGCGGCGGGCTCTCCGGCGGGCAGCGCCAGCGGCTGTCGATCGCGCGGGCCATCCTGCGCGACCCGGCGATCCTGATCCTCGACGAGGCGACCAGCATGGTCGACGCCGACAGCGAATCCAAGATCGCCGAGGCGCTGACGGAGTTCGTGCGCGGCGGGGCGGACCGGCGCGACCGGCGCACCTGCCTCATCGTCGCCCACCGCCTGAGCACCGTCGTCAACGCGGACGTCATCGTCGTGATGGACCAGGGGCAGATCGTGGACCAGGGGCGGCACGACGAGCTGCTCGCCCGCTGCGCCACCTACCGCCTGATTGCCCAGACCCAGCTCCTCCGACCGCCGCCGGAGCCGCCGGACACCACGCAACGGACCGCCCCCGTCGAATCGGCGCCGGCAACGGCGGGGGCGTAG
- a CDS encoding NUDIX hydrolase, producing the protein MTTPGRNPAPDYLASQQVTALSPGRSLRIVITPTPDEPPGLADQSARVEAAWSAMRAANPRLFDAPILQTVSVDAPAATITARIGSYKLLAVQRAEPAAASVTTGTYQLSVTGVIVGRSRSGAEHVLIARRSRETRIYPAMWELAPSGGIDPPAAPAAAPHTLARREIAAALAAESREELGLDLDWSGAEVACLARDSIAMSDDLVAVLRLAEPIDPRTAPASPAGAWEYLDTAWLSRGDAPEFDAAHAHAIIPPTRAVLRHFGWIP; encoded by the coding sequence ATGACCACGCCCGGCCGCAACCCCGCGCCGGATTACCTCGCCTCTCAGCAGGTCACCGCCCTCTCTCCAGGCCGATCACTCCGGATCGTCATCACGCCAACCCCCGACGAGCCCCCCGGGCTCGCGGACCAAAGCGCCCGAGTCGAAGCCGCCTGGTCCGCGATGCGTGCCGCCAACCCGCGCCTCTTCGATGCCCCGATCCTGCAGACGGTCTCGGTCGATGCCCCAGCCGCCACCATCACCGCCCGAATCGGCTCGTACAAACTCCTCGCCGTCCAGCGCGCCGAGCCCGCCGCGGCGAGCGTCACCACGGGCACGTACCAACTCTCCGTCACCGGCGTGATCGTCGGCCGTTCACGAAGCGGCGCCGAGCACGTCCTGATCGCGCGCCGCTCCCGGGAGACCCGCATCTACCCGGCGATGTGGGAACTCGCCCCCTCCGGGGGCATCGATCCGCCCGCCGCGCCGGCCGCGGCTCCGCACACCCTCGCCCGCCGCGAGATCGCCGCCGCGCTCGCCGCCGAATCGCGAGAGGAACTCGGCCTGGATCTGGACTGGTCGGGCGCCGAGGTGGCCTGCCTCGCCCGCGACTCGATCGCGATGAGCGACGATCTCGTCGCCGTGCTGCGCCTCGCCGAACCGATCGACCCGCGCACTGCGCCGGCCAGCCCCGCCGGCGCGTGGGAGTACCTCGATACCGCCTGGCTCTCCCGCGGCGACGCGCCCGAGTTCGACGCCGCGCACGCCCACGCGATCATCCCGCCCACCCGGGCTGTGCTCCGGCACTTTGGATGGATCCCATGA
- a CDS encoding YbaB/EbfC family nucleoid-associated protein: MFEGLKAAGALAGLMKNKDALKAAGQRIQVRLTEIRASGTAGSGAVRVSMDGKLRVLEVRLDPAMARSAFADPASAAYAESLITEAINDAIRQAQAMAHRELAREAEALGIPNLPTLDSLTGA, translated from the coding sequence ATGTTCGAAGGCCTCAAAGCCGCTGGAGCCCTCGCCGGGCTGATGAAGAACAAGGACGCGCTCAAGGCCGCCGGCCAGCGCATCCAGGTCCGCCTCACCGAGATCCGCGCCTCCGGCACCGCCGGATCCGGCGCCGTCCGCGTCTCCATGGACGGCAAACTCAGGGTCCTCGAGGTTCGCCTCGATCCCGCCATGGCCCGTTCTGCCTTCGCTGATCCCGCCTCCGCCGCGTACGCCGAGTCACTCATCACCGAGGCCATCAACGACGCCATCCGCCAGGCCCAGGCCATGGCCCACCGCGAACTCGCCCGCGAGGCCGAGGCCCTCGGAATCCCCAACCTCCCCACCCTCGACTCCCTCACCGGCGCATGA